GAGAAAGCTTGAAAGACATCTTCGTTTTGCAGCCCTGGCGGGAAGCAGGACGATGAGAACCTATATCGGAGGGCGGGATGACAGGTTTAACCCCGAGATCCCATGGAGGAGACAGATAGAGGATTCCGTCAGGGTGTTAAAGATGCTTTCACCCATGGTGAAAGAACTAGGAGTTAAAATCGCCCTTGAAACTCATATGGATGCCACGACATTCGAGCTTGTCAGGGTGATCGATCAGGTGGGCGAGGATGTGGTGGGGATATGCCTCGACACCGGAAACCTCCCCGTTAGGATGGAGGACCCTATCTCCGCCGTCAACAGGATCGCCCATCTCGTCGTCGCCACCCATATGAAGGACTCCATCCTGTTTTTCAGCGGAAACGGCCTTAGATGGCAGGCACGTCCTTGTGGACAAGGCGTGATACCCATTAGTGAGATAATCTCCGCCGTTTCGGTTTTCAACCCCGATCTCAACCTTTCCATAGAGGATCACCCTCGTATCTATGATCTTCCCATATTCGATCCGAATTGGCTCTCAAGCCATCATGATCTCACACCTATGGAGTTCTCAAAAGTCA
The genomic region above belongs to Candidatus Poribacteria bacterium and contains:
- a CDS encoding sugar phosphate isomerase/epimerase; the protein is MRIGLDNYTIGFMKLNPYETIDFARKLGTEGVQFGSVTQISPKWDEDEIKAFRRYADEKGMYIEVNIPSINPWKVKERNGFVRKLERHLRFAALAGSRTMRTYIGGRDDRFNPEIPWRRQIEDSVRVLKMLSPMVKELGVKIALETHMDATTFELVRVIDQVGEDVVGICLDTGNLPVRMEDPISAVNRIAHLVVATHMKDSILFFSGNGLRWQARPCGQGVIPISEIISAVSVFNPDLNLSIEDHPRIYDLPIFDPNWLSSHHDLTPMEFSKVIQLAVESERRIRAGEIRPPEEEEAIPWEERVEDRLRTTVEYLKSVLQEI